One segment of Candidatus Manganitrophus noduliformans DNA contains the following:
- a CDS encoding sensor histidine kinase has protein sequence MAQRAIQSAASPLGLPNQRPGTTDKMRISFSNAAMSLGLAGVYFVAGKLGLMLAFLHENASAVWPPAGIALAAVLFFGYRVWPGIFLGAFLANVTTAGSVATSLGIAAGNTLEALVGAWLVQRFANGRHAFDRPQDVFKYVLLAAFFSTTLSATFGVTSLTLGGFASWNQYAPVWLTWWLGDMVSILIVAPLIFLWAERGLTGVTGRRFFELLLVLALVFVVGQIVFGGWFPFRTKHYPLEYLTVPLLLWAAFRLGRRGTVTAAFVMSGVAAVGTLRGFGPFFTGDPNESLLLLQAFMGTMTVMALSLAAIISEERQAEEALRERTMEAQEASRLKSQLLSNVSHELRTPLNSIIGFAHLLLGETYGPLQENQKMPLERVLRNSDELLNLINNLLDFSKIESGKLALELQPVEMVPLLEDVLEGLKPLVEKKSLSTRLNLSGRIPTIESDPNRIKQVFSNLLSNAIKFTEEGEIRIMLKDRPERGGVEIAVHDTGIGIPAEELPKIFEAFHQVDGTLTREFGGTGLGLAIVKELVDLLKGEIQATSERGKGSTFTLYLPYRFKG, from the coding sequence GCCGCTTCTCCGCTCGGACTTCCGAATCAGCGGCCTGGAACGACCGATAAGATGAGGATCTCCTTTTCAAATGCAGCGATGAGCCTGGGGCTTGCCGGCGTCTATTTCGTCGCCGGCAAGCTCGGCTTGATGTTGGCTTTTCTTCATGAGAATGCGTCGGCGGTTTGGCCCCCCGCGGGGATTGCGCTGGCCGCCGTTCTGTTCTTCGGATACCGCGTCTGGCCGGGGATCTTCCTCGGGGCCTTTCTGGCCAACGTGACGACGGCGGGGTCGGTTGCGACGTCGCTCGGCATCGCGGCCGGCAATACGCTGGAGGCGCTGGTCGGCGCCTGGCTGGTTCAGCGGTTCGCCAACGGCCGCCATGCATTCGACCGGCCGCAAGATGTTTTCAAGTATGTTCTTCTCGCCGCTTTCTTCAGCACGACCCTCAGCGCGACTTTCGGCGTCACCAGCCTGACTTTGGGAGGCTTTGCCTCCTGGAATCAGTACGCGCCGGTCTGGCTGACCTGGTGGCTCGGCGATATGGTCAGTATTCTGATCGTGGCGCCGTTGATTTTCCTCTGGGCCGAAAGGGGTCTCACCGGCGTCACGGGAAGGCGCTTTTTTGAGCTTCTTCTTGTGCTCGCCCTCGTCTTTGTCGTCGGCCAGATCGTCTTCGGCGGATGGTTTCCCTTCAGGACGAAGCATTATCCGCTCGAATACCTGACCGTCCCCCTTCTTCTCTGGGCGGCGTTTCGGCTCGGCCGGCGCGGGACGGTGACCGCCGCTTTTGTCATGTCGGGGGTCGCCGCGGTCGGAACGCTCCGCGGGTTCGGACCCTTTTTTACGGGCGATCCGAATGAATCGCTCCTCCTGCTGCAGGCGTTTATGGGGACGATGACGGTGATGGCATTGTCGCTCGCCGCGATCATTTCAGAGGAGAGACAAGCGGAAGAAGCGCTCAGGGAGAGAACGATGGAAGCGCAGGAGGCGAGCCGGTTGAAGTCGCAGCTCCTCTCGAACGTTTCGCACGAGCTGCGCACCCCCCTCAACAGCATTATCGGATTTGCGCATCTCCTTCTGGGGGAGACGTACGGTCCGCTTCAAGAGAATCAAAAAATGCCGCTGGAGAGGGTGCTGAGAAACTCCGATGAACTGCTCAATTTAATCAACAATCTGTTGGACTTTTCCAAGATCGAGTCGGGGAAGCTGGCGCTGGAGCTGCAACCGGTGGAGATGGTCCCTCTGCTGGAAGATGTGTTGGAGGGATTGAAACCGCTGGTCGAGAAGAAATCGTTGTCGACCCGCCTGAATCTCTCAGGGCGTATCCCGACGATCGAGTCCGATCCCAACCGGATCAAACAGGTTTTCTCGAATCTTCTCTCAAATGCGATCAAATTTACCGAAGAGGGGGAGATTCGAATCATGTTGAAGGATCGTCCTGAACGGGGAGGGGTGGAGATTGCGGTGCATGATACCGGCATCGGCATCCCGGCGGAGGAGCTCCCGAAAATCTTCGAGGCGTTCCATCAGGTCGATGGAACGTTGACGCGGGAATTCGGGGGGACCGGTTTGGGGCTGGCGATTGTAAAGGAGCTGGTGGATCTGCTGAAGGGGGAGATTCAGGCGACCAGCGAGCGGGGAAAAGGATCGACCTTCACCCTCTATTTGCCCTACCGGTTCAAGGGGTGA
- a CDS encoding ATP-binding protein — MRENEEKKQNRDEPKGALRRLAEIQSIAETTLSNLSLDHFLNNLVGRVQQIFMADTVAILLLDEESRTLAVRAAYGLEEEVDRVRIPVGQGVAGRIFSERRSLIIDDLSKVEVASPILREKGVRSLLGAPLRVQDHLMGVIHVGCFRPRRFGEEERRLLELIAEQVGLATEHARLYEAEWHSRASAQAAERRYRALVDGLDHSIVWEADAAANRFFFVSSRAEMILGYPVEQWLTEPRFWEARLHPADRENVLKEFQKLVSEGKDRRFDHRMIAADGRAVWFHTGMSLSGVTDTGTFIHGISMDITPLKQVEEETRAREAQQGAVAALGQRALEGTDVATLMNQAVALVARCLEVEYTKILELLPDGKRLLLRAGVGWKEDSVGRATVDTRPDSQAGYTLLSKTPVITEDLRKEKRFTGAALLDAHQVVSGMTVLIQGRDRPFGVLGAHTIKRRAFKEEDIHFLQGVANVLTNAIERKQIEETLRQKTTEAEEANRLKSRLVSIVSHELRTPLNAIIGYSSLLKDPRFQKDPAKLKEMQERIYENSRTLLELINRILDVSKIEAGQRELSLELEPVSVSDAARRAVSNLNPMGDQKGLSMEFIDDASAPTIQSDPAKLKQILTNLISNAIKYTEQGSVAVRIRHQPEEKKVCVEVSDTGRGIAEEDLPHLFEPYYHVVATESAPHKGTGLGLSIVKRLVEALGGTVDVASQVGSGSIFTVRLPYQIPKKEDSSSQKE, encoded by the coding sequence ATGCGAGAGAACGAAGAGAAAAAACAGAACCGCGATGAACCCAAAGGAGCGCTACGACGGCTAGCCGAGATCCAATCGATCGCCGAGACGACCCTTTCCAACCTCAGCCTCGACCATTTCCTCAATAATTTAGTCGGTCGGGTCCAGCAAATTTTTATGGCCGATACGGTCGCGATCCTCTTGCTCGATGAAGAGAGCCGGACGCTCGCGGTCCGGGCCGCCTATGGATTGGAAGAAGAGGTGGATCGGGTCCGAATTCCGGTCGGACAGGGGGTGGCCGGACGGATCTTTTCGGAACGGAGATCACTCATCATCGACGACCTCTCGAAGGTCGAGGTCGCAAGCCCCATCCTCCGGGAAAAGGGGGTTCGCTCCCTCCTGGGAGCGCCACTTCGGGTCCAGGACCATCTCATGGGGGTGATTCACGTCGGATGTTTCCGCCCACGGCGATTCGGCGAGGAAGAGCGGCGTCTGCTCGAGCTGATCGCCGAGCAGGTCGGGCTCGCCACGGAACATGCGCGGCTTTACGAGGCCGAGTGGCACTCCCGCGCCAGCGCGCAGGCCGCCGAGCGGCGCTACCGGGCGCTGGTCGACGGCCTCGATCATAGCATCGTCTGGGAGGCGGACGCGGCGGCAAACCGTTTTTTCTTTGTCAGCTCCCGCGCGGAGATGATTCTCGGATACCCCGTGGAACAATGGTTGACCGAGCCCCGGTTTTGGGAAGCCCGTCTTCATCCGGCCGATCGGGAAAATGTCCTGAAGGAATTCCAGAAACTGGTTTCCGAGGGAAAAGACCGGCGGTTCGACCATCGCATGATCGCCGCCGACGGCCGCGCCGTCTGGTTTCACACCGGAATGAGCCTCAGCGGCGTGACGGATACGGGAACGTTCATCCACGGCATCTCGATGGACATCACGCCGCTCAAGCAGGTGGAGGAGGAGACCCGAGCGCGGGAGGCCCAACAGGGGGCGGTCGCGGCGTTAGGACAGCGCGCCCTGGAAGGGACCGATGTCGCGACGCTGATGAATCAAGCGGTCGCCCTGGTCGCTCGATGCCTGGAAGTCGAATACACTAAAATTTTAGAGCTCCTTCCCGACGGGAAACGCCTTCTTCTGCGTGCCGGCGTCGGATGGAAGGAGGATTCGGTCGGTCGCGCGACGGTGGACACCCGGCCCGACTCTCAAGCCGGTTATACCCTCCTCTCCAAAACGCCGGTGATCACCGAGGATCTCCGGAAGGAGAAACGATTTACCGGCGCGGCGCTTTTGGACGCGCATCAAGTCGTCAGCGGGATGACGGTGCTGATTCAGGGACGCGATCGGCCGTTCGGCGTGTTGGGAGCGCACACGATAAAACGGCGCGCTTTTAAAGAAGAGGATATTCACTTTCTCCAAGGGGTCGCCAACGTATTGACAAACGCGATCGAGCGCAAACAGATCGAAGAGACGCTCCGTCAGAAAACGACGGAGGCGGAGGAGGCCAATCGTCTGAAATCGAGGCTCGTCTCCATCGTCTCCCATGAGTTGAGAACGCCGCTCAACGCAATCATCGGCTACAGTTCGCTGTTGAAAGATCCCCGTTTCCAGAAGGACCCCGCAAAGCTGAAGGAGATGCAGGAGCGGATCTATGAAAATTCGAGGACCCTTCTCGAGCTCATCAACCGGATTCTGGATGTCAGCAAGATCGAAGCGGGACAGCGGGAGCTCTCGCTTGAACTGGAGCCGGTCTCCGTTTCCGATGCCGCTCGTCGGGCTGTGAGCAACCTCAACCCGATGGGGGATCAAAAGGGATTGAGTATGGAATTCATCGATGACGCTTCGGCGCCGACGATTCAATCCGATCCCGCGAAGCTCAAGCAGATCCTCACCAACTTGATCTCCAACGCAATCAAGTACACCGAGCAAGGCTCGGTGGCCGTGCGCATTCGCCATCAGCCCGAAGAAAAGAAGGTCTGCGTGGAGGTCAGCGACACCGGGAGGGGGATCGCCGAGGAGGACCTCCCTCACCTCTTCGAGCCCTATTATCACGTCGTGGCGACAGAGTCCGCCCCCCATAAAGGGACCGGGCTCGGCTTATCGATCGTCAAGAGATTGGTCGAAGCGCTGGGGGGAACGGTCGATGTCGCCAGCCAGGTCGGAAGCGGCTCCATCTTCACCGTCCGATTGCCCTATCAGATCCCGAAGAAAGAGGACTCCTCCTCGCAAAAAGAATGA